In the genome of Clostridiales bacterium, one region contains:
- a CDS encoding FMN-dependent NADH-azoreductase: MAKVLYIKANARPEGISRTYRISDSFIESYKKYHPQDTVITLDLYKEGIKFLPQGNLDELHRPKSGEGKNHPILKYAFQFLEADKYVIAEPMWNLGIPAILKAYIDYICVTGITFKYTAEGPVGLCSGKKMINITSRGGEYSAEPFNEWEMGDRYLRTIFGFLGIKDFITISAQKLDVIGTDIEKEVEKAIEEAVEKAKTF; encoded by the coding sequence ATGGCTAAAGTATTATACATCAAAGCAAATGCAAGGCCCGAGGGTATATCGAGGACTTATAGGATTTCGGACAGTTTTATTGAAAGTTATAAAAAATATCACCCGCAAGATACCGTTATCACTTTAGATTTATACAAAGAGGGGATAAAATTCTTACCCCAGGGAAATTTGGATGAACTTCACAGGCCTAAATCCGGTGAGGGTAAAAACCACCCCATATTAAAATACGCTTTTCAGTTTTTGGAAGCGGATAAATATGTAATCGCCGAGCCTATGTGGAATCTAGGCATTCCTGCCATATTAAAAGCCTATATCGATTATATTTGCGTAACCGGAATTACATTTAAATATACTGCCGAAGGGCCGGTTGGATTGTGCAGTGGTAAGAAAATGATAAATATTACCTCTAGGGGCGGCGAATATTCTGCCGAACCTTTTAATGAATGGGAAATGGGAGACAGATATTTAAGGACGATATTCGGTTTTCTAGGGATTAAAGATTTTATTACCATTTCAGCGCAAAAACTTGATGTCATCGGTACAGATATTGAAAAGGAAGTCGAAAAAGCAATAGAAGAAGCAGTTGAAAAGGCCAAAACATTTTAA